In Aeromicrobium sp. A1-2, the DNA window TTGCCCGATCCTTCCCAGACAGACATCAAGGGCGCCTCGCGGTAGTTGCGAGGCAGTCGCGACTCCTCAACGAAGCCATATCCCCCTTGGCACTCCAGCGCCTCGACCGCGTGGATCGGCGCCCGCTTGCACACCCAGAACTTCAACACCGGCGCTGCGAGGCGACGGAAGGCCATCGCCGTCCGATCGCCATCTGAAGCCTCCTGCGTTGCCCGCGCGAGCCTGAGCGCCGCCCAGGTGGCAGCCTCGCTCTCGAGCGCGAGGTCAGCCAGGACACCGGTCATCGCGGGCTGCTCGGCCAACGGCCGACCGAAGGCCGAACGATGCGAAGCCCAGTGGATCGCCTCGATCGTTCCGGTGCGCATGACGGCAGTCGAACCGAGGACGCAGTCCTGACGCGTTCCACCGATCATCGACATGATGGCCCGCACGCCGTGCCCCGGTTCACCGACGAGCTGCGCTGCCGAGGAGTCGAACCGGACCTCCGCAGTCGGGTTCGATCGGTTGCCGAGCTTGTCCTTCAACCTGTCCAGCGTCCACCCGTTGTCGCTCCCGTCCTCCAGCCGACGCGGAACGAGCAAGCAGGTCATGCCCTCCGGCGTGTGTGCCAGCACGAACATGCCGTCGGAGTGGACAGCAGACACGAACCACTTCTCGCCCGTCACTCGATACCAGCCATCCTGGCCATCGGGCACGGCTGTGGTCGTGTTGATGCTCAAGTCCGAGCCGCCCTGCTTCTCTGTGAGCGCCATCCCGATCAGCGCACCCCGCTTCTGCTCGATCGGGAGCGAACGCGAGTCGTAGACCCCCGAGGTGACCAGACCCTCCCACCGTTCGGCGACTGTCGGCGTCAGACGCAGGGCAGGCACACACGCGTAGGTCATCGCGAGAGGGCATCCGACCCCCGCCTCGATCTGGGTGACGCCGATGAACTTGGCTGCCCGGGCCACTTGCGCCGCGGAATCGGCGTCGGCCCACACCCGGCCAGCGACTCCGTGCTCGACCGCCAGTCCCAGGATGTGGTGCCACGACGGGTCGAAGCGGATCCGGTCGACGCGCCTGCCCGATCGGTCGTACGGCTGATGGACGGGAGGGTGCTCGTTCGCTGCGAATCCGGCCTCCAGCAGGTCGGCCGATCCGAGGGCTCGACCGAGGACGGAGGCCTCGGCGATCCGATGGCCTGCCCCGAACGCCTCCATGGCCTCGACGAGTGCCCTGTCGTCACCGATCACATCGAAGTCCTGCAGACGCGGAGGCGTGTTGACCGAGGAACGGTTGGACCTCGAGTCGCTGGTTGCGGCAGCTGGGGGGTTCGGTTTCAGCGAGATTGATTGGCTCATGGATGCCATGCAAACGGCATTGCAGACCGATGGGAAGCGAGTTCCCCCCGAAGGGTACTGAGGTGCACCCCGAATGGTGACGCGCTGGCCTTCGGCACCGATCTACGTTGTTGAAGGCCAAGGAGCAGCGGCTCCACATCTGCCGATCGCCGACACATCGGTGAGGAACGAGTACCGCAATGCCGACACACCATGTGGAGACCGACTACCTGATTCTTGGGGCAGGTGCCATGAGCATGGGGTTCGCGGACGTGATCCTCACCGAGGACCCGACTGCGCGCATCGTGATGGTCGATCGCCATGCAAATCCCGGTGGCCATTGGAACGATGCCTACCCGTTCGTCAGGCTCCACCAACCCGCCGCCTTCTATGGACTCAACTCGACGCCCCTCGGGCACGGCGGCGAGGACTTGAGCGGCGGCGCAGACCTGGTGGCCTACTACCGCCAAGCCATGGACCGCTTCATTCGCACCGGTCGGTTGCAGTTCCTGCCCATGAGTGAGTACGAGGGGGACGGACGGATCGTCTCAACGGTCGACCCCGACCGGGTCACCACGGTCACCGCCCACCGCAGGATCGTCGACGGGACCTACATGCAGGTGAGGGTCCCCTCGGTCTGCGCGCCGAAATACACCATCGACCCCGGCGTCACGGTGATCCCGCCCAATGGCCTGGCCCAGGTCCGACGGCCCTGGGAGCGGTACGTGATCATCGGTGCCGGCAAGACCGCGATCGACGCGATCCTGTTCCTGCTGGGCAACCAGGTCAACCCTGATCGCATCCAGTGGATAGCGCCCAACGAGGCGTGGCTGCTGGATCGAGCCCACATGCAGCCGAGCATCGTGCTGGACTCTGTGGTGTCCATGGTGGAGAGCATCGCCGACTCCACCACGATCGATGAAGCCTTCCTCGAGCTGGAGCAGAAGGGAATCGTCTTCCGGCTCGACGATCAGACCTTGCCGACCAAGTGGCGCTGCGCCACCGTGGACCGGGGTGAGCTTGCCACCTTGAGACGGGTCGAGGACGTCGTCCGACTGGGTCGGGTGCAGGACATCGGCAGCGAAGAGATCCGCCTGGACCGCGGCACCATCCCCACGGTCACCGACACCCTGTTCGTTGACTGCTCAGCCAACGGGCTCGTGCAGGTCGACCCTCATCCGCTGTTCTCCGCGGGGAGGGTGACCCTGCAGTCGGTGTTCATGTGTCAACAGACCTTCAGCGCAGCGCTGCTGGCCCACATGGAACTGCTCGATCTCAGCGACGAGCGACGCAACAAGATCTGCGTGCCTGTGCCGCACCCGGAGCTCACGCACGACCTGGCCAGCACGCTGGTCGCCACGACGCAAAACATGCTCAGCTGCAATCGACACATGGCTCTGTGGCTGCGACGCAGCCGCTTGTACCTGGGACACCACTCGGCACCACACCGCTACCTGCTCGGATCGGGCAAGCTTGCCGTGATCAACCGTCGGGCCCGAGTCGCCATGAAGGGGATGCTCCACAAGGCGAGCGCAACCTGACCCGTCATGCGAGGCGCGCGTCTCAGGCCGACGCAGACCCGGCACCCGCGGAACGTCCGGCCTCCAACCGGGCGACCGGCACGCGATAGGGCGAGCACGACACGTAGTCGAGCCCGACCTCGTCGAAGAAGTGGATCGAGGCGGGGTCTCCCCCGTGCTCGCCGCAGACGCCGAGGTGCAGGTCGGGGCGCGCCTCACGCCCCGTGCGCACCGCCTGGGCGACGAGCTGCCCGACGCCCTCGGTGTCCAGCGACTCGAATGGTGAGACCGCGAAGATGCCCTTGTCCAGGTACGTCGAGAAGAACGACGCCTCGACGTCGTCGCGGGAGAACCCCCACGTCATCTGGGTCAGGTCGTTGGTGCCGAAGGAGAAGAACTCCGCCGACGCGGCGATCTGGTCGGCCACCATGACCGCTCGGGGCAGCTCGATCATGGTGCCGACCAGGAACGACAGCTTCGTGCCGGTCTCCTGCTCGACCTCGGCTGCGACCGCGATGATCTCGGCCTTCATGAGCTCCAGCTCCTGCGGGGCGGCGACCAGCGGGATCATGATCTCCGGTCGGGGGTCTCCCCCGGCAGCCGTACGCGCGGCGGTGGCCTCGAGAATCGCCCGAGCCTGCATCGTGAACAGGCCGGGGATCACGATGCCCAGCCGCACCCCACGCAGCCCCAGCATGGGGTTCTCCTCGTGCAGTCGCTTGACCGCGGCGAGCAGCCGGTGGGTGCGCGGCTGGTCCTCACCGTGCTCCTGCTCGATTGCGAGCCGCACCGCGAGCTCGGTGTAGTCGGGCAGGAATTCGTGCAGTGGCGGGTCCAGCAACCGGATCGTAACCGGCAGCCCGTCCATCGCCTCCAGGATCCCGGTGAAGTCCTCACGCTGCAGCGGCAGCAGCGCATCGAGCGCCACCCGCTGCTGCTCGGCGTCCTCGGCCAGGATCAGGTGCTCGACGAGCTCGCGGCGGTCACCCAGGAACATGTGCTCGGTGCGGCACAGCCCGATGCCCTGCGCGCCGAAGCGTCGGGCCCGGGTCGCGTCCTCGGGCGTGTCGGCGTTGGCCCGCACACCGAGCCTGCGCACCGAGTCGGCGTGATCCATCAGCCGGGTCACCGCGCGGACGAGCTCGTCGTCGCCGGCGGCCTCGTCGCCCTCGAAGTGGCGGACGACCAGCGAGTCGACGACCTCGACGGCGCCGGCGAAGATCTCACCCGTCGTGCCGTCGATCGAGATCGTGTCGCCCTCGGCGATGACGGTGCCGTCGGCCGCGGTGAAGCGACCCGCCGCGATGTCGACGTCGAGACCGTCGGCCCCGCACACGCACGTGCGACCCATGCCGCGGGCCACGACGGCGGCGTGCGACGTCTTGCCGCCACGGCTGGTCAGGATGCCTTTGGCGGCGACCATGCCGGACAGGTCGTCGGGGGTCGTCGTCCGTCGTACGAGGATGACGTCGTCACCGCGGGCGGCCCGCTCGACGGCGGTCGGTGAGTCGAACACGACCTTGCCGACGGCCGCACCGGGCGAGGCGTTCATGCCGGTGCCGATCAGGTGCCGCTCGGAGTCAGTGTCGAACCGGGGGAACATCAGCTGCGCGAGCTGGGCCCCGGTGACCCGGTCGACCGCCTCGTCGAAGTCGATGATGCCCTCGTCGGCCAGCGAGTGGGCGATGCGGAACGCCGCCTCGGCCGTCCGCTTGCCGACCCGCGTCTGCAGCATCCACAGCTTGCCCTGCTCGACCGTGAACTCGATGTCGCACAGGTCGCGGTAGTGCGACTCCAGTCGCGCCATGATCGCCAACAGCTCGTCGTACGCCGCCTTGTCGATCTGCTCCAGGTCGGCCAGCGGCACGGTGTTGCGGATGCCGGCGACGACGTCCTCGCCCTGCGCGTTGACCAGGTAGTCGCCGTAGACCCCCTGTCGACCGGTCGCCGGGTCACGGGTGAACGCGACCCCCGTGCCGGAGCCCTCTCCCCCGTTGCCGAACACCATCGAGCAGATGTTGACCGCGGTGCCCAGGTCGTCGGGGATCTGCTCCTGTCGGCGATAGAGGGCGGCCCGCTCGGTGTTCCACGAGTCGAACACCGCGAGCACCGCGAGGTCGAGCTGCTCGCGGGGGTCCTGCGGGAAGTCGCGTCCGCTGTGCTCGCGAATCAGGTCCTGGTACGTCCGGACGAGACCGCGTAGGTCGTCGGCGGTCAGGTCGAGATCGTCCTCGCTGCCCCGCTCGGCCTTGAGCGCGTCCAATGCGTCGGCGAAGATGCTGGCCTCGATGCCGAGCACGGTGCTGCCGAACATCTGCAGGAGCCGGCGGTAGGAGTCGTACGCGAACCGCTCGTCACCACCGGCGACTCGGGCCAGGCCCTGCACCGAGACGTCGTTGAGGCCCACGTTGAGGACGGTCTCCATCATCCCGGGCATCGAGAACTTCGCGCCCGAGCGCACCGACACCAGCAGCGGGTCGTCCGGATCGCCCAGCCGCTTGCCACGCGCCTGCTCCAGCGCCGTCAGGTGCGTCGTGACCTCCTCGGCTAGGCCGTCGGGCTGCTGGCCCTCGGCGAGGTAGGCCCGGCACGCATCGGTGCTGATCGTGAAGCCCGGCGGCACCGGCATGCCGAGCCCGGTCATCTCGGCGAGGTTGGCGCCCTTGCCCCCCAACAGGTCCTTCTGGTCCATCCCACCCTGGCTGAAGTCGTACACATACGAGGTCATCACGCGATCTTGCCTCGCGACCGTCGCCACGTACAGGGCCAAAGGCCCCCGATCACCCGCCGCGAGCCTTGTCGACCGCGACCGTGAGCCGCTCCGCGAGGCCGCTGGCGCGCTGCACCCGGGTGTCGATCGCAGCGCGCACGGCGTCCTCGGTGCCGATCAGGGTCACCGAGGTCTGTGCGCGGGTCAGCGCGGTGTAGAGCAGCTCGCGGGTCAGCAGCCGCGAGTCGTCGCCGGGCAGCAGCACCGAGACCCGGTCGAACTGGCTTCCCTGGCTGCGGTGCACCGTCATGGCGTACGCCGTGTGAACCATGCCGAGCCGCGACGGTGCGAATCGTCGCCGGGCCTCCTCCGCGATGACGACCGCGAGTCCGTCGCCGGCCGGCACCGTGATGCCGGTGTCACCGTTGTAGAGGCGCAGCCCCCGGTCGTTCTCGGTCACCAGCACCGGTCGGCCGGCGAACCACGGCCGTCCAAGGGTGTGGCCCGCGTCCTCGTCGAGCCAGTGCACGACCTGGTCGTTCCACGTTGTTGCGCCGAACGGACCCTCGCGGTGGGCGCACAGCAGTCGGTGGGAGTCGAGCACCGCGAGGGCGTCGTCGACCCGGCCGTCGCGCGCGGCGTCGAGCATCGCGCGGGCGTCGGGAAGCAGCAGGTCGCGCATCGTCGATGGCAGCCGGTCGGCGGCGACGAGCCGCACGGTGTCGTGGCCGGCCCGGAGCACTGCGATCGCTCCCTCGGCGTCGCCGTCGCGGACGGCGTCGGCGAGCGCGCTGATCTCACTGCCGAAGCGGTGCCCCGACACGAGGTGCGACACCGGCGACGCGGGCCCGCTGCCCCAGCCACCGACGAGGTCGCGCAGGACCGTGCCCGCCTCGATCGAGGCGAGCTGGTCGGGGTCACCGACCAGGATCAACCGGCTGTCGGGCCGTACGGCCTCGACCAGGCGCGCCATCAGGGTCAGCGAGACCATCGAGCTCTCGTCGACGACCACGACGTCGTGTGACAGGCGGTGGTCGCGGTCCTGACGGAACCTCGTGCCGTTGTCGGGACGTACGCCGAGCAGCCGGTGCAGCGTCGAAGCGGCGAGCCCCTTGAGCCACGCGCGCTCTTCGGCCGTGAACGCCTCGGCGTCGGCGACCGCGGCCACAGCCTCCTTCATGCGGGCCGCGGCCTTGCCGGTCGGGGCAGCGAGCGCGACCCGCAGCGGCGGCCGTCCTGCTGACGTGGCCTGCGACGCCAGCACCGCGAGCAGCCGGGCCAGGGCCGTGGTCTTGCCGGTGCCGGGGCCGCCGGTGAGGATCGACGTCCAGCCGCGTGCGGCGCTCTCGGCGGCCGCACGCTGCTCGGCGTAGCCCTCGCCGGGAAACAACCGGGCCAGGTCCGCCGCGAGTAGTGCCTCGTCAGGCTCCGGCGGCGGGCGGGTGCCGCGCTCGACAAGGTCGCGGCACAGGTCGCGCTCGAGCTCGGCATAACGGTCCAGATAGATCAGCCGGCCCTCGACCCGCAGCACCGGCACGTCGGCCTCGACGAGGGGGCTGGCGGCGACCTCGGCGTGCCATGCCTGCGGTGCGGGCCACGGCAGCTCGGGAGTCTTGCCGCCGAGGCTCTCGGTCAGCTCGGACAGCTCGACGCAGGTCGATCCGTGCCGCACCGAGCGCACCGCCAGGGCGAGGGCCAGCGCGACGGTCGACGACTCCTCCCCCGCGAGCGCCGCAACCCGGAGCGCGATCCGTACGTCGGCGGCGGTCAGCACACCGGCGCGGTTGAACTCGCCGAGCAGCCCGTCGACACCCAGCGCGAGGCGCCGGTCGTACGGATCGTCGAACGTCATCAGCTCGGTCATGGTGCGACTCCGTCCAGCAGGTCCGACAGCGCCTCGATCAGCGCAGCGGGCGGCCGCCAGGCGAACACGCCGTACGTCTGACCGTCCGCACGTGGCGTCTCAGGACCGGCCATGCCGCGGACGTAGAGATAGAGGATGCCGCCGAGATGGCGCTGGGGGTCGTAGCCGGGCTGGCGCCAGCGCAGGTAGCGGTGCATCACGACGCTGTAGAGCAAAGCCTGCAGCGGGTACGTGCCGGAGTTCATCGCCGCCGCGAGTCCCGTCGCGCTGTAACCGTCCAGCGTCAGGGGGGTCTCGAAGTCGCCGAGCCAGTTGGTCTTGTAGTCCACGACCAGGCAGCGACCGTCCGGGAGCCGGAGCCCCAGGTCGATCGAGCCGGACAGATATCCGCGCAGCGACTGGCCCGCGAGCCCCGGCGCCCGGAGCCGGTCGGCGAACGCCCGCATTGGGTCGCCGGCGTCGAGGTGGCGCTCCAGCAGCGGTGCGAGATCGCCCAGGTGCGGCTCACCGCCCGCCGAGCCCCGGGCGGCGGGGCTGTCGCCACCGGCAAGTGGGATCTCGAAGTCGAGCTCGCGCAGCTGCCGGTCCGCCAGCAGCGTCTCCAGCGTCAGGTCGTCGGCCAGCGGTCCCAAGGGAGTGCGGCACACTGCGACGAGCGCATCGGCCAGGTCTCCCGGGTCGGCGTCGACCCCCCAGTATCCGAGCTCGCCACGGACCAGCTCGGCGAGGTGTTCACGCAGGTCGTCGGTCGTGACGTCGAGGTGCTCCAGCACGCCGTGCACCAGGCTGCCGAAGGCGGCGCCGGTGGGCAGGTCGGCCATCGGCGACAGGACGTCGACCGTGGTCTCCCCCGCGACGGTCAGCTCCTCGGTGTCCTCATCGATCGTGCCGATGTCGGGCGCCTCGCTGCCGACCGTCGGTGACGGGTCGTCGA includes these proteins:
- a CDS encoding acyl-CoA dehydrogenase family protein; translation: MSQSISLKPNPPAAATSDSRSNRSSVNTPPRLQDFDVIGDDRALVEAMEAFGAGHRIAEASVLGRALGSADLLEAGFAANEHPPVHQPYDRSGRRVDRIRFDPSWHHILGLAVEHGVAGRVWADADSAAQVARAAKFIGVTQIEAGVGCPLAMTYACVPALRLTPTVAERWEGLVTSGVYDSRSLPIEQKRGALIGMALTEKQGGSDLSINTTTAVPDGQDGWYRVTGEKWFVSAVHSDGMFVLAHTPEGMTCLLVPRRLEDGSDNGWTLDRLKDKLGNRSNPTAEVRFDSSAAQLVGEPGHGVRAIMSMIGGTRQDCVLGSTAVMRTGTIEAIHWASHRSAFGRPLAEQPAMTGVLADLALESEAATWAALRLARATQEASDGDRTAMAFRRLAAPVLKFWVCKRAPIHAVEALECQGGYGFVEESRLPRNYREAPLMSVWEGSGNVQVLDVLRAMRSEPEAIVAFFDELDLAAGENRRLDTAVLQLREMVAGGVDEARARELTGRMARCLQASLLVRFAPSFIADAYCAAKLEDGGGVLGTLPYGIDAHAIVARHGIAR
- a CDS encoding NAD(P)/FAD-dependent oxidoreductase; its protein translation is MPTHHVETDYLILGAGAMSMGFADVILTEDPTARIVMVDRHANPGGHWNDAYPFVRLHQPAAFYGLNSTPLGHGGEDLSGGADLVAYYRQAMDRFIRTGRLQFLPMSEYEGDGRIVSTVDPDRVTTVTAHRRIVDGTYMQVRVPSVCAPKYTIDPGVTVIPPNGLAQVRRPWERYVIIGAGKTAIDAILFLLGNQVNPDRIQWIAPNEAWLLDRAHMQPSIVLDSVVSMVESIADSTTIDEAFLELEQKGIVFRLDDQTLPTKWRCATVDRGELATLRRVEDVVRLGRVQDIGSEEIRLDRGTIPTVTDTLFVDCSANGLVQVDPHPLFSAGRVTLQSVFMCQQTFSAALLAHMELLDLSDERRNKICVPVPHPELTHDLASTLVATTQNMLSCNRHMALWLRRSRLYLGHHSAPHRYLLGSGKLAVINRRARVAMKGMLHKASAT
- the ppdK gene encoding pyruvate, phosphate dikinase: MTSYVYDFSQGGMDQKDLLGGKGANLAEMTGLGMPVPPGFTISTDACRAYLAEGQQPDGLAEEVTTHLTALEQARGKRLGDPDDPLLVSVRSGAKFSMPGMMETVLNVGLNDVSVQGLARVAGGDERFAYDSYRRLLQMFGSTVLGIEASIFADALDALKAERGSEDDLDLTADDLRGLVRTYQDLIREHSGRDFPQDPREQLDLAVLAVFDSWNTERAALYRRQEQIPDDLGTAVNICSMVFGNGGEGSGTGVAFTRDPATGRQGVYGDYLVNAQGEDVVAGIRNTVPLADLEQIDKAAYDELLAIMARLESHYRDLCDIEFTVEQGKLWMLQTRVGKRTAEAAFRIAHSLADEGIIDFDEAVDRVTGAQLAQLMFPRFDTDSERHLIGTGMNASPGAAVGKVVFDSPTAVERAARGDDVILVRRTTTPDDLSGMVAAKGILTSRGGKTSHAAVVARGMGRTCVCGADGLDVDIAAGRFTAADGTVIAEGDTISIDGTTGEIFAGAVEVVDSLVVRHFEGDEAAGDDELVRAVTRLMDHADSVRRLGVRANADTPEDATRARRFGAQGIGLCRTEHMFLGDRRELVEHLILAEDAEQQRVALDALLPLQREDFTGILEAMDGLPVTIRLLDPPLHEFLPDYTELAVRLAIEQEHGEDQPRTHRLLAAVKRLHEENPMLGLRGVRLGIVIPGLFTMQARAILEATAARTAAGGDPRPEIMIPLVAAPQELELMKAEIIAVAAEVEQETGTKLSFLVGTMIELPRAVMVADQIAASAEFFSFGTNDLTQMTWGFSRDDVEASFFSTYLDKGIFAVSPFESLDTEGVGQLVAQAVRTGREARPDLHLGVCGEHGGDPASIHFFDEVGLDYVSCSPYRVPVARLEAGRSAGAGSASA
- the recD gene encoding exodeoxyribonuclease V subunit alpha → MTELMTFDDPYDRRLALGVDGLLGEFNRAGVLTAADVRIALRVAALAGEESSTVALALALAVRSVRHGSTCVELSELTESLGGKTPELPWPAPQAWHAEVAASPLVEADVPVLRVEGRLIYLDRYAELERDLCRDLVERGTRPPPEPDEALLAADLARLFPGEGYAEQRAAAESAARGWTSILTGGPGTGKTTALARLLAVLASQATSAGRPPLRVALAAPTGKAAARMKEAVAAVADAEAFTAEERAWLKGLAASTLHRLLGVRPDNGTRFRQDRDHRLSHDVVVVDESSMVSLTLMARLVEAVRPDSRLILVGDPDQLASIEAGTVLRDLVGGWGSGPASPVSHLVSGHRFGSEISALADAVRDGDAEGAIAVLRAGHDTVRLVAADRLPSTMRDLLLPDARAMLDAARDGRVDDALAVLDSHRLLCAHREGPFGATTWNDQVVHWLDEDAGHTLGRPWFAGRPVLVTENDRGLRLYNGDTGITVPAGDGLAVVIAEEARRRFAPSRLGMVHTAYAMTVHRSQGSQFDRVSVLLPGDDSRLLTRELLYTALTRAQTSVTLIGTEDAVRAAIDTRVQRASGLAERLTVAVDKARGG